A region from the Lycium barbarum isolate Lr01 chromosome 8, ASM1917538v2, whole genome shotgun sequence genome encodes:
- the LOC132606469 gene encoding serine carboxypeptidase-like 18 isoform X4, producing MLQLIVFPVLLLLLSNIVSSHFIVDTLPGFNGKLPFTLETGSYIGVEEEEKVQLFYLFVESDRDPQNDPLMLWLTGGPGCSGLSSFLYEIGPLTFDYANSSGNFPKLELNSNSWTKVANIIFIDQPAGTGYSYAKTSEAYNCSDTLSVALTYEFLRKWLMDHPKYLKNPLYVSGDSYSGLMVTLLTRKIYNGIEVGDKPRLNIKGYIQGNPLTDKYSAFNGRVKYANRMGLISDKIYQSTKENCKGNYMDIDPNNILCLNDLQRVERCLKNIRLSHILEPWCELPFLMSILQETPTNAGPWCRANNYIYSHIWANYRAVQKALNVREETALEWVRCNASMHFRYYVKRTESYVYDVQSVVDDHRHLTSKSCRALIYRYKVKYSQNDYELTYATVKGAGHTAPEYKPEQCLPMVDRWFSGYPL from the exons ATGCTACAGCTGATTGTGTTTCCAGTGCTGCTGCTACTTCTTTCCAATATAGTGTCGTCGCACTTCATCGTTGACACTCTACCTGGCTTCAACGGAAAACTTCCATTCACACTCGAAACTGG CAGTTACATTGGTGTTGAAGAAGAGGAAAAAGTGCAGCTATTTTACTTGTTTGTAGAATCTGACAGAGACCCACAAAATGATCCCCTCATGCTTTGGCTTACCGGAGGTCCAGGTTGCTCCGGTCTCTCTTCCTTTCTATATGAGATCG GCCCTTTAACCTTTGATTATGCAAATTCTAGTGGAAATTTTCCGAAATTGGAGTTGAACTCAAATTCTTGGACCAAG GTGGCCAACATAATATTTATAGATCAACCTGCTGGCACAGGATACTCATATGCAAAGACTTCAGAAGCTTACAACTGCAGTGATACCCTTTCTGTAGCTCTAACTTATGAGTTCCTTAGAAAG TGGCTTATGGATCATCCCAAGTATCTCAAGAATCCACTGTATGTAAGTGGTGATTCCTATTCAGGCCTTATGGTCACGCTGCTTACTCGCAAAATATACAATG GTATTGAAGTTGGTGACAAGCCTCGATTGAATATCAAA GGATATATACAAGGCAATCCTCTAACAGATAAATACAGCGCCTTCAATGGTAGAGTCAAATATGCTAATCGTATGGGACTTATTTCAGATAAAATCTATCAG TCCACTAAAGAAAATTGCAAGGGGAATTACATGGACATTGATCCAAATAACATATTATGTCTAAATGATCTTCAGAGAGTAGAAAGG TGTCTCAAGAACATACGACTGTCACATATTTTAGAACCTTGGTGTGAGCTGCCATTTTTAATGAGCATTCTCCAAGAAACTCCTACAAATGCAGGACCATGGTGTCGA GCAAACAACTACATATACTCGCATATTTGGGCAAACTATAGAGCTGTCCAGAAAGCACTAAACGTCCGTGAG GAAACAGCATTGGAGTGGGTGAGATGCAATGCAAGCATGCATTTTAGATATTATGTGAAGAGAACCGAATCATATGTGTATGATGTCCAAAGTGTCGTTGATGATCATCGGCATCTCACCAGCAAATCTTGTCGAGCTCTAATTTATAG ATACAAGGTGAAGTATTCACAAAATGATTATGAGTTGACATATGCAACTGTTAAG GGTGCGGGTCATACAGCTCCTGAATACAAGCCGGAACAATGCCTACCCATGGTTGATAGGTGGTTTTCCGGTTACCCTCTTTAG
- the LOC132606469 gene encoding serine carboxypeptidase-like 18 isoform X2 — protein MLQLIVFPVLLLLLSNIVSSHFIVDTLPGFNGKLPFTLETGYIGVEEEEKVQLFYLFVESDRDPQNDPLMLWLTGGPGCSGLSSFLYEIGPLTFDYANSSGNFPKLELNSNSWTKVANIIFIDQPAGTGYSYAKTSEAYNCSDTLSVALTYEFLRKWLMDHPKYLKNPLYVSGDSYSGLMVTLLTRKIYNGIEVGDKPRLNIKGYIQGNPLTDKYSAFNGRVKYANRMGLISDKIYQSTKENCKGNYMDIDPNNILCLNDLQRVERCLKNIRLSHILEPWCELPFLMSILQETPTNAGPWCRANNYIYSHIWANYRAVQKALNVREETALEWVRCNASMHFRYYVKRTESYVYDVQSVVDDHRHLTSKSCRALIYSGDHDMVVPHFSTEEWIDTLKLPIVDDWEPWFVDGQVAGYKVKYSQNDYELTYATVKGAGHTAPEYKPEQCLPMVDRWFSGYPL, from the exons ATGCTACAGCTGATTGTGTTTCCAGTGCTGCTGCTACTTCTTTCCAATATAGTGTCGTCGCACTTCATCGTTGACACTCTACCTGGCTTCAACGGAAAACTTCCATTCACACTCGAAACTGG TTACATTGGTGTTGAAGAAGAGGAAAAAGTGCAGCTATTTTACTTGTTTGTAGAATCTGACAGAGACCCACAAAATGATCCCCTCATGCTTTGGCTTACCGGAGGTCCAGGTTGCTCCGGTCTCTCTTCCTTTCTATATGAGATCG GCCCTTTAACCTTTGATTATGCAAATTCTAGTGGAAATTTTCCGAAATTGGAGTTGAACTCAAATTCTTGGACCAAG GTGGCCAACATAATATTTATAGATCAACCTGCTGGCACAGGATACTCATATGCAAAGACTTCAGAAGCTTACAACTGCAGTGATACCCTTTCTGTAGCTCTAACTTATGAGTTCCTTAGAAAG TGGCTTATGGATCATCCCAAGTATCTCAAGAATCCACTGTATGTAAGTGGTGATTCCTATTCAGGCCTTATGGTCACGCTGCTTACTCGCAAAATATACAATG GTATTGAAGTTGGTGACAAGCCTCGATTGAATATCAAA GGATATATACAAGGCAATCCTCTAACAGATAAATACAGCGCCTTCAATGGTAGAGTCAAATATGCTAATCGTATGGGACTTATTTCAGATAAAATCTATCAG TCCACTAAAGAAAATTGCAAGGGGAATTACATGGACATTGATCCAAATAACATATTATGTCTAAATGATCTTCAGAGAGTAGAAAGG TGTCTCAAGAACATACGACTGTCACATATTTTAGAACCTTGGTGTGAGCTGCCATTTTTAATGAGCATTCTCCAAGAAACTCCTACAAATGCAGGACCATGGTGTCGA GCAAACAACTACATATACTCGCATATTTGGGCAAACTATAGAGCTGTCCAGAAAGCACTAAACGTCCGTGAG GAAACAGCATTGGAGTGGGTGAGATGCAATGCAAGCATGCATTTTAGATATTATGTGAAGAGAACCGAATCATATGTGTATGATGTCCAAAGTGTCGTTGATGATCATCGGCATCTCACCAGCAAATCTTGTCGAGCTCTAATTTATAG TGGTGACCATGACATGGTCGTTCCTCATTTTAGCACGGAAGAATGGATAGACACTTTGAAACTGCCGATTGTAGATGATTGGGAGCCTTGGTTTGTTGATGGTCAAGTTGCAGG ATACAAGGTGAAGTATTCACAAAATGATTATGAGTTGACATATGCAACTGTTAAG GGTGCGGGTCATACAGCTCCTGAATACAAGCCGGAACAATGCCTACCCATGGTTGATAGGTGGTTTTCCGGTTACCCTCTTTAG
- the LOC132608045 gene encoding serine carboxypeptidase-like 7: MDCRHLRDEVANMLNRENLQEFLSERARNNFERVGHVEGKSASNPPPHAINKIFGGSVIASTSFTAAKKMKISVNREKRIRELPDEVTITFSYEDAADITIPHNDALVITVFIDCFQDENYIYSYIWANDKVVQKELNVREGITLERVRCNKSTHYRDYMKRTESYVYVVLSVIDDHWHLTSKSRRALIYSGDHDMVVPHLSTKECIDTLKLPIIDDSEPWFVDGQAAGYKVKYNDYELTYATVKGAGHTPPEYKPEQCLPMAISCFAVTLFSFILTGH, translated from the exons ATGGATTGCAGACATCTCAGGGATGAGGTGGCCAACATGCTCAATAGAGAGAACCTTCAAGAATTTTTGAGTGAAAGAGCGAGAAACAATTTCGAGAGAGTTGGACATGTAGAGGGAAAGAGCGCTTCGAATCCCCCTCCGCATGCTATCAACAAGATTTTTGGCGGATCCGTGATTGCTAGTACCAGTTTCACCGCTGCTAAAAAAATGAAGATCTCGGTAAATCGGGAAAAAAGAATTCGGGAACTTCCCGATGAAGTCACTATAACTTTTTCTTATGAAGATGCAGCCGACATCACCATACCACATAACGACGCTCTGGTCATCACCGTGTTTATTGACTGCTTCCAA GATGAAAATTACATATACTCATACATTTGGGCAAATGATAAAGTTGTCCAGAAAGAACTAAACGTTCGTGAG GGAATAACACTGGAGAGGGTGAGATGCAACAAAAGCACGCATTATAGAGATTATATGAAGAGAACTGAATCATATGTGTATGTTGTCCTAAGTGTCATTGACGATCATTGGCATCTCACCAGCAAATCCCGTCGAGCTCTAATTTATAG TGGTGACCATGACATGGTTGTTCCTCATTTGAGCACAAAAGAATGTATAGACACTTTGAAGCTGCCGATTATTGATGATTCAGAGCCTTGGTTTGTTGACGGTCAAGCTGCAGG ATACAAGGTGAAGTATAATGATTATGAGCTGACATATGCAACTGTTAAG GGTGCTGGTCATACACCTCCTGAATACAAGCCGGAACAATGCCTGCCCATGGCGATAAGTTGTTTTGCGGTTACCCTTTTTAGTTTCATCCTTACAGGACATTAA
- the LOC132605200 gene encoding uncharacterized protein LOC132605200 → MGQKTQHWLLKTEPTEWSWSDQESNGGISKWDGVKNKQAQKYMKSMNIGDLCFFYHSGSKARRVVGVVEVAREWYEEEGGGGAVDVKAVGEMRRVVELGEMKKDEGLKGFVLFKQPRLSVVPVEKGFWDKICEIGGGYEGDGGVECDE, encoded by the coding sequence ATGGGTCAAAAAACACAGCATTGGTTACTGAAAACAGAACCAACAGAGTGGTCATGGTCAGATCAAGAATCCAATGGTGGCATATCAAAATGGGATGGTGTTAAAAACAAGCAAGCCCAAAAGTATATGAAGTCAATGAACATAGGCGACCTATGTTTCTTCTACCACTCTGGGTCTAAAGCCAGGCGCGTGGTGGGTGTTGTCGAAGTGGCGCGTGAGTGGTATGAGGAGGAGGGTGGTGGTGGGGCGGTGGATGTGAAGGCGGTTGGAGAGATGAGGAGGGTTGTGGAGTTAGGTGAGATGAAAAAGGATGAAGGGTTGAAGGGTTTTGTGCTTTTTAAGCAGCCTAGATTGTCTGTTGTGCCTGTGGAGAAAGGGTTTTGGGATAAGATCTGTGAGATTGGTGGGGGATATGAGGGTGATGGTGGGGTAGAATGTGATGAATAG
- the LOC132606469 gene encoding serine carboxypeptidase-like 18 isoform X1 has translation MLQLIVFPVLLLLLSNIVSSHFIVDTLPGFNGKLPFTLETGSYIGVEEEEKVQLFYLFVESDRDPQNDPLMLWLTGGPGCSGLSSFLYEIGPLTFDYANSSGNFPKLELNSNSWTKVANIIFIDQPAGTGYSYAKTSEAYNCSDTLSVALTYEFLRKWLMDHPKYLKNPLYVSGDSYSGLMVTLLTRKIYNGIEVGDKPRLNIKGYIQGNPLTDKYSAFNGRVKYANRMGLISDKIYQSTKENCKGNYMDIDPNNILCLNDLQRVERCLKNIRLSHILEPWCELPFLMSILQETPTNAGPWCRANNYIYSHIWANYRAVQKALNVREETALEWVRCNASMHFRYYVKRTESYVYDVQSVVDDHRHLTSKSCRALIYSGDHDMVVPHFSTEEWIDTLKLPIVDDWEPWFVDGQVAGYKVKYSQNDYELTYATVKGAGHTAPEYKPEQCLPMVDRWFSGYPL, from the exons ATGCTACAGCTGATTGTGTTTCCAGTGCTGCTGCTACTTCTTTCCAATATAGTGTCGTCGCACTTCATCGTTGACACTCTACCTGGCTTCAACGGAAAACTTCCATTCACACTCGAAACTGG CAGTTACATTGGTGTTGAAGAAGAGGAAAAAGTGCAGCTATTTTACTTGTTTGTAGAATCTGACAGAGACCCACAAAATGATCCCCTCATGCTTTGGCTTACCGGAGGTCCAGGTTGCTCCGGTCTCTCTTCCTTTCTATATGAGATCG GCCCTTTAACCTTTGATTATGCAAATTCTAGTGGAAATTTTCCGAAATTGGAGTTGAACTCAAATTCTTGGACCAAG GTGGCCAACATAATATTTATAGATCAACCTGCTGGCACAGGATACTCATATGCAAAGACTTCAGAAGCTTACAACTGCAGTGATACCCTTTCTGTAGCTCTAACTTATGAGTTCCTTAGAAAG TGGCTTATGGATCATCCCAAGTATCTCAAGAATCCACTGTATGTAAGTGGTGATTCCTATTCAGGCCTTATGGTCACGCTGCTTACTCGCAAAATATACAATG GTATTGAAGTTGGTGACAAGCCTCGATTGAATATCAAA GGATATATACAAGGCAATCCTCTAACAGATAAATACAGCGCCTTCAATGGTAGAGTCAAATATGCTAATCGTATGGGACTTATTTCAGATAAAATCTATCAG TCCACTAAAGAAAATTGCAAGGGGAATTACATGGACATTGATCCAAATAACATATTATGTCTAAATGATCTTCAGAGAGTAGAAAGG TGTCTCAAGAACATACGACTGTCACATATTTTAGAACCTTGGTGTGAGCTGCCATTTTTAATGAGCATTCTCCAAGAAACTCCTACAAATGCAGGACCATGGTGTCGA GCAAACAACTACATATACTCGCATATTTGGGCAAACTATAGAGCTGTCCAGAAAGCACTAAACGTCCGTGAG GAAACAGCATTGGAGTGGGTGAGATGCAATGCAAGCATGCATTTTAGATATTATGTGAAGAGAACCGAATCATATGTGTATGATGTCCAAAGTGTCGTTGATGATCATCGGCATCTCACCAGCAAATCTTGTCGAGCTCTAATTTATAG TGGTGACCATGACATGGTCGTTCCTCATTTTAGCACGGAAGAATGGATAGACACTTTGAAACTGCCGATTGTAGATGATTGGGAGCCTTGGTTTGTTGATGGTCAAGTTGCAGG ATACAAGGTGAAGTATTCACAAAATGATTATGAGTTGACATATGCAACTGTTAAG GGTGCGGGTCATACAGCTCCTGAATACAAGCCGGAACAATGCCTACCCATGGTTGATAGGTGGTTTTCCGGTTACCCTCTTTAG
- the LOC132606469 gene encoding serine carboxypeptidase-like 18 isoform X5, protein MLQLIVFPVLLLLLSNIVSSHFIVDTLPGFNGKLPFTLETGSYIGVEEEEKVQLFYLFVESDRDPQNDPLMLWLTGGPGCSGLSSFLYEIGYSYAKTSEAYNCSDTLSVALTYEFLRKWLMDHPKYLKNPLYVSGDSYSGLMVTLLTRKIYNGIEVGDKPRLNIKGYIQGNPLTDKYSAFNGRVKYANRMGLISDKIYQSTKENCKGNYMDIDPNNILCLNDLQRVERCLKNIRLSHILEPWCELPFLMSILQETPTNAGPWCRANNYIYSHIWANYRAVQKALNVREETALEWVRCNASMHFRYYVKRTESYVYDVQSVVDDHRHLTSKSCRALIYSGDHDMVVPHFSTEEWIDTLKLPIVDDWEPWFVDGQVAGYKVKYSQNDYELTYATVKGAGHTAPEYKPEQCLPMVDRWFSGYPL, encoded by the exons ATGCTACAGCTGATTGTGTTTCCAGTGCTGCTGCTACTTCTTTCCAATATAGTGTCGTCGCACTTCATCGTTGACACTCTACCTGGCTTCAACGGAAAACTTCCATTCACACTCGAAACTGG CAGTTACATTGGTGTTGAAGAAGAGGAAAAAGTGCAGCTATTTTACTTGTTTGTAGAATCTGACAGAGACCCACAAAATGATCCCCTCATGCTTTGGCTTACCGGAGGTCCAGGTTGCTCCGGTCTCTCTTCCTTTCTATATGAGATCG GATACTCATATGCAAAGACTTCAGAAGCTTACAACTGCAGTGATACCCTTTCTGTAGCTCTAACTTATGAGTTCCTTAGAAAG TGGCTTATGGATCATCCCAAGTATCTCAAGAATCCACTGTATGTAAGTGGTGATTCCTATTCAGGCCTTATGGTCACGCTGCTTACTCGCAAAATATACAATG GTATTGAAGTTGGTGACAAGCCTCGATTGAATATCAAA GGATATATACAAGGCAATCCTCTAACAGATAAATACAGCGCCTTCAATGGTAGAGTCAAATATGCTAATCGTATGGGACTTATTTCAGATAAAATCTATCAG TCCACTAAAGAAAATTGCAAGGGGAATTACATGGACATTGATCCAAATAACATATTATGTCTAAATGATCTTCAGAGAGTAGAAAGG TGTCTCAAGAACATACGACTGTCACATATTTTAGAACCTTGGTGTGAGCTGCCATTTTTAATGAGCATTCTCCAAGAAACTCCTACAAATGCAGGACCATGGTGTCGA GCAAACAACTACATATACTCGCATATTTGGGCAAACTATAGAGCTGTCCAGAAAGCACTAAACGTCCGTGAG GAAACAGCATTGGAGTGGGTGAGATGCAATGCAAGCATGCATTTTAGATATTATGTGAAGAGAACCGAATCATATGTGTATGATGTCCAAAGTGTCGTTGATGATCATCGGCATCTCACCAGCAAATCTTGTCGAGCTCTAATTTATAG TGGTGACCATGACATGGTCGTTCCTCATTTTAGCACGGAAGAATGGATAGACACTTTGAAACTGCCGATTGTAGATGATTGGGAGCCTTGGTTTGTTGATGGTCAAGTTGCAGG ATACAAGGTGAAGTATTCACAAAATGATTATGAGTTGACATATGCAACTGTTAAG GGTGCGGGTCATACAGCTCCTGAATACAAGCCGGAACAATGCCTACCCATGGTTGATAGGTGGTTTTCCGGTTACCCTCTTTAG
- the LOC132606469 gene encoding serine carboxypeptidase-like 18 isoform X3, protein MLQLIVFPVLLLLLSNIVSSHFIVDTLPGFNGKLPFTLETGSYIGVEEEEKVQLFYLFVESDRDPQNDPLMLWLTGGPGCSGLSSFLYEIGPLTFDYANSSGNFPKLELNSNSWTKVANIIFIDQPAGTGYSYAKTSEAYNCSDTLSVALTYEFLRKWLMDHPKYLKNPLYVSGDSYSGLMVTLLTRKIYNGIEVGDKPRLNIKGYIQGNPLTDKYSAFNGRVKYANRMGLISDKIYQSTKENCKGNYMDIDPNNILCLNDLQRVERCLKNIRLSHILEPWCELPFLMSILQETPTNAGPWCRANNYIYSHIWANYRAVQKALNVREETALEWVRCNASMHFRYYVKRTESYVYDVQSVVDDHRHLTSKSCRALIYSTEEWIDTLKLPIVDDWEPWFVDGQVAGYKVKYSQNDYELTYATVKGAGHTAPEYKPEQCLPMVDRWFSGYPL, encoded by the exons ATGCTACAGCTGATTGTGTTTCCAGTGCTGCTGCTACTTCTTTCCAATATAGTGTCGTCGCACTTCATCGTTGACACTCTACCTGGCTTCAACGGAAAACTTCCATTCACACTCGAAACTGG CAGTTACATTGGTGTTGAAGAAGAGGAAAAAGTGCAGCTATTTTACTTGTTTGTAGAATCTGACAGAGACCCACAAAATGATCCCCTCATGCTTTGGCTTACCGGAGGTCCAGGTTGCTCCGGTCTCTCTTCCTTTCTATATGAGATCG GCCCTTTAACCTTTGATTATGCAAATTCTAGTGGAAATTTTCCGAAATTGGAGTTGAACTCAAATTCTTGGACCAAG GTGGCCAACATAATATTTATAGATCAACCTGCTGGCACAGGATACTCATATGCAAAGACTTCAGAAGCTTACAACTGCAGTGATACCCTTTCTGTAGCTCTAACTTATGAGTTCCTTAGAAAG TGGCTTATGGATCATCCCAAGTATCTCAAGAATCCACTGTATGTAAGTGGTGATTCCTATTCAGGCCTTATGGTCACGCTGCTTACTCGCAAAATATACAATG GTATTGAAGTTGGTGACAAGCCTCGATTGAATATCAAA GGATATATACAAGGCAATCCTCTAACAGATAAATACAGCGCCTTCAATGGTAGAGTCAAATATGCTAATCGTATGGGACTTATTTCAGATAAAATCTATCAG TCCACTAAAGAAAATTGCAAGGGGAATTACATGGACATTGATCCAAATAACATATTATGTCTAAATGATCTTCAGAGAGTAGAAAGG TGTCTCAAGAACATACGACTGTCACATATTTTAGAACCTTGGTGTGAGCTGCCATTTTTAATGAGCATTCTCCAAGAAACTCCTACAAATGCAGGACCATGGTGTCGA GCAAACAACTACATATACTCGCATATTTGGGCAAACTATAGAGCTGTCCAGAAAGCACTAAACGTCCGTGAG GAAACAGCATTGGAGTGGGTGAGATGCAATGCAAGCATGCATTTTAGATATTATGTGAAGAGAACCGAATCATATGTGTATGATGTCCAAAGTGTCGTTGATGATCATCGGCATCTCACCAGCAAATCTTGTCGAGCTCTAATTTATAG CACGGAAGAATGGATAGACACTTTGAAACTGCCGATTGTAGATGATTGGGAGCCTTGGTTTGTTGATGGTCAAGTTGCAGG ATACAAGGTGAAGTATTCACAAAATGATTATGAGTTGACATATGCAACTGTTAAG GGTGCGGGTCATACAGCTCCTGAATACAAGCCGGAACAATGCCTACCCATGGTTGATAGGTGGTTTTCCGGTTACCCTCTTTAG